A genome region from Clostridium sp. JN-9 includes the following:
- a CDS encoding helix-turn-helix transcriptional regulator, translating to MEILSTGQKIKRARIYKGLTLKDICDNKISVSKMSCIENDKIKPDDEVLELISGKLSLKSDYLKEGVKEQITNNLKVLENSKKRHDYENLLEYNLKYAEEYSYFDLAFEVMHRLFNYYLDSGKLEKLQINTSKYYDYWQKSDIEKNATDYYMDVARYFFTTSEFAQAANYYNNVRKSSRKNGNNMILAKATYNESACYVMLEDYERAYEISVRLIDLCDYMDSDLHKAEAYHMLALLSIRMDKGKFEEYEAKSYELYKDDAAHKALAIYNYAAVMFEVGSTEKALEYINRALQTYPRNDEEKYVRFMILVIGELVENNILDLSQSVCDDALNYAIKLDNLKLVERAYYFKSIILEKQESYDMAEMYMNLSFDALRKFGNNQDIYKRYLKLGDLYYKLGDTYDSLKYFNLAIKLEKKL from the coding sequence TCAACTGGACAAAAAATTAAAAGGGCAAGAATTTATAAAGGGCTTACTTTAAAGGATATATGTGATAACAAAATATCAGTTTCTAAAATGAGCTGTATCGAAAATGATAAAATTAAGCCCGATGATGAGGTATTGGAATTAATTTCAGGAAAGCTTTCTCTCAAAAGTGATTATCTTAAAGAGGGAGTAAAAGAACAAATTACCAATAATTTAAAGGTACTTGAGAATTCAAAGAAAAGACATGATTATGAAAACTTATTGGAATACAATCTTAAATATGCAGAGGAATACTCATATTTTGATCTGGCTTTTGAAGTAATGCACAGGCTTTTCAATTACTATCTGGACTCAGGCAAGTTAGAAAAACTTCAGATAAATACATCAAAATACTATGACTATTGGCAGAAGTCAGATATAGAAAAAAATGCAACTGATTATTATATGGATGTGGCCAGGTATTTTTTTACTACTTCAGAATTTGCTCAGGCGGCAAATTACTACAACAATGTGAGAAAATCATCAAGAAAAAACGGTAATAATATGATACTTGCTAAAGCTACATATAATGAGTCAGCATGTTATGTAATGCTTGAAGATTATGAAAGAGCCTATGAAATATCTGTCAGGCTCATTGATTTGTGTGATTATATGGACTCTGATCTGCATAAAGCTGAGGCCTATCACATGCTGGCTTTATTGTCAATCAGGATGGATAAAGGCAAATTTGAGGAATATGAGGCTAAGTCTTATGAGCTTTATAAGGATGATGCTGCACACAAGGCATTGGCAATTTATAATTATGCCGCAGTAATGTTTGAAGTTGGTTCAACTGAAAAAGCACTGGAGTATATAAATAGAGCTTTACAAACCTATCCAAGAAATGACGAAGAAAAATATGTGCGATTTATGATTTTGGTAATAGGGGAACTGGTTGAAAATAATATATTGGATTTATCTCAAAGTGTATGTGATGATGCTCTGAATTATGCTATTAAATTAGACAACTTAAAGCTGGTAGAAAGGGCATATTATTTCAAGTCAATTATTTTAGAGAAGCAGGAAAGCTATGATATGGCAGAAATGTACATGAATTTATCTTTTGATGCACTTAGAAAGTTTGGAAACAATCAGGATATTTATAAAAGATATTTAAAGCTTGGAGATTTATATTATAAGCTTGGAGATACATATGATTCCCTAAAGTATTTTAATTTAGCCATAAAACTTGAAAAAAAATTATAA